A genomic window from Glycine soja cultivar W05 chromosome 10, ASM419377v2, whole genome shotgun sequence includes:
- the LOC114370268 gene encoding uncharacterized protein LOC114370268 yields MHFPILFLFLLPSLFKFSYSATILVDGSSEWKNPTVSIGDSIIFKHKQHYNLYIFKNEKAFKLCNITQATLLTNPYTWHPSRPGFFYFTFHNGSLKACQDSQKLAIEVTSSAMAPEVSPAPSSGGEVPSSPSFPWPFHPGQEASSPGPAPQAQAQASSPVTIPLVPDKGGGMPFINSNPAVPLPTGEVDSATIRPLPITSGHQGQVMIGSFGLHIALHAMALLLL; encoded by the exons ATGCACTTCCccattctctttctcttccttctacCTTCACTCTTCAAGTTTTCATATTCAGCCACAATTCTAGTAGACGGATCTTCAGAGTGGAAGAACCCCACTGTTTCCATCGGTGACTCCATCA TTTTCAAGCACAAGCAACACTACAACCTCTACATTTTCAAGAACGAGAAAGCCTTCAAGCTCTGCAACATCACTCAAGCCACTCTTCTCACCAACCCCTACACG TGGCATCCATCTCGGCCTGGTTTCTTCTACTTCACCTTCCATAATGGGTCACTGAAAGCGTGCCAAGATTCTCAAAAGCTAGCCATAGAGGTAACTTCTTCAGCAATGGCTCCAGAAGTTTCTCCGGCTCCTTCTTCTGGTGGAGAGGTACCATCTTCTCCTTCGTTTCCATGGCCTTTTCATCCAGGACAAGAAGCTTCTTCACCTGGTCCTGCACCACAAGCACAAGCACAAGCAAGTTCGCCGGTGACAATTCCGTTAGTGCCGGATAAAGGTGGTGGCATGCCCTTCATTAACAGCAACCCTGCAGTTCCTCTACCTACTGGTGAAGTTGACTCTGCTACCATACGCCCCTTACCCATCACCTCTGGCCATCAAGGACAG GTGATGATTGGGTCATTTGGACTTCATATTGCATTGCACGCCATGGCTTTACTGCTATTATAA
- the LOC114372504 gene encoding G-box-binding factor 4-like, with translation MMASSNSRKSETSPSPAPQFTTTNFIPIPAAAAPKTVDDVWQEIVTGDRRECKEEALDDDDDDDNEMMTLEDFLAKADAVDDADHDHDHAHDHDPDYHNDDVKMPMPLTERLGSGTLFSFDHLPTTPFHDPSEGSVIGFGNGVEVIECGRGKRSRPVLEQLDKAAQQRQRRMIKNRESAARSRERKQAYQVELESLAVKLEEENDKLLKEKAERKKKRYKQLMEKVLPIAQKQKPPCILRRARSLQW, from the exons ATGATGGCGTCTTCCAATTCACGAAAATCAGAAACTTCCCCTTCTCCCGCCCCGCAATTCACCACCACCAACTTCATCCCCATCCCCGCCGCCGCAGCCCCTAAAACCGTCGATGACGTGTGGCAGGAGATCGTGACCGGCGACCGCCGCGAGTGCAAGGAGGAGGCCctcgacgacgacgacgacgacgacaaCGAGATGATGACTCTCGAGGACTTCCTCGCCAAGGCCGACGCCGTGGACGACGCTGACCATGACCATGACCATGCCCATGACCACGACCCCGACTACCACAACGACGACGTCAAGATGCCAATGCCCCTCACCGAGAGGCTCGGCAGCGGCACCCTCTTCTCCTTCGACCACCTTCCCACGACGCCGTTTCACGACCCCTCCGAAGGCTCCGTCATAGGGTTCGGAAACGGCGTCGAGGTCATCGAATGCGGAAGGGGTAAAAGATCGCGTCCCGTTTTGGAGCAGTTGGATAAGGCCGCGCAACAGAGGCAGAGGAGGATGATCAAAAACAGAGAATCTGCTGCTAGGTCTAGGGAACGCAAACAG GCTTACCAAGTGGAATTGGAGTCTTTGGCGGTGAAACTAGAGGAGGAAAATGACAAGCTCTTGAAGGAAAAG gctgagaggaaaaagaagagGTACAAGCAG CTAATGGAAAAAGTACTCCCTATTGCGCAGAAGCAAAAGCCACCATGTATACTCCGTAGGGCTCGCTCCTTGCAATGGTAG
- the LOC114371812 gene encoding UPF0496 protein At1g20180-like: MPIVVVRDGVGIDGDGVLKNSDSDFGFNGFMLLFVWAVHMIHVKERRDDPKSINFHEEYNSVLRTKSYVNFFNKVQLLANQPSSNDNHNKFSEILLEPCQETITSILDSATLSMTPELKNLMLSYFDISAEASQICCHLLKSINQLHSNYQFIQRALDIMDGDSLETFDLITFGLNSFNYSNNPFSNLKNHDFKLITDKLSSILHHLKSMRKKVGRKIKLMKYLKNTSEVCVTAACGIVAITAMVIAAHTLTAVIMGPAILSFPFKHFKRKLRAYEFSGKGSQSKVYDQLGIAAKGTYILNRDFDTMSRLVARLHDEIEHSRAMVQLCLDRKEDKFSLQVVKELKKSDVRFRKQVEELEEHACLCLVAINQARTLLQHIAGVLGTFYRLTASREQRELHP; this comes from the exons ATGCCGATAGTGGTGGTGCGGGATGGTGTTGGTATTGACGGCGACGGCGTT TTGAAgaattctgattctgattttggcTTTAACGGTTTTATGTTGTTGTTCGTGTGGGCTGTGCATATGATTC atgtgAAGGAACGTAGAGATGACCCAAAAAGCATCAACTTCCATGAGGAGTACAATAGTGTATTAAGGACAAAATCCTATGTTAATTTCTTCAATAAAGTTCAATTACTTGCAAACCAACCTTCCTCTAATGACAACCATAACAAATTTTCAGAAATCCTCCTTGAACCTTGCCAAGAAACTATAACTTCCATTCTTGATTCAGCAACCCTTTCAATGACACCAGAACTCAAAAACCTCATGCTCAGTTACTTTGACATTAGTGCAGAGGCCTCACAGATTTGCTGTCATCTTCTCAAAAGCATCAACCAACTCCACTCCAATTATCAGTTTATTCAAAGGGCACTAGACATTATGGATGGCGACTCTTTGGAAACTTTTGACCTAATCACCTTCGGGCTTAACTCATTCAATTACTCAAATAACCCTTTTTCAAACCTTAAAAACCATGACTTCAAGCTCATCACTGATAAGCTCTCATCAATATTGCACCATCTAAAGTCAATGAGAAAAAAAGTGGGAAGGAAAATTAAGCTTATGAAGTATTTGAAGAATACATCTGAGGTTTGTGTCACAGCAGCTTGTGGCATAGTGGCAATCACAGCCATGGTTATAGCAGCACATACTCTAACAGCAGTTATTATGGGACCAGCAATTCTTAGTTTTCCATTTAAGCATTTTAAGAGGAAGCTTAGAGCCTATGAATTTTCAGGAAAAGGGTCTCAGAGTAAAGTTTATGATCAGCTTGGTATAGCAGCAAAGGGAACTTATATATTGAATAGAGACTTTGACACAATGAGTAGACTTGTAGCTAGGCTTCATGATGAAATTGAGCATAGCAGGGCAATGGTGCAATTATGTTTGGACAGGAAAGAGGACAAATTCTCTTTGCAGGTGGTGAAGGAGCTTAAGAAAAGTGATGTTCGGTTCAGGAAACAAGTGGAAGAACTTGAAGAACATGCGTGCTTGTGCCTTGTAGCAATAAACCAGGCAAGGACCTTG CTTCAGCACATAGCTGGTGTTCTGGGCACCTTCTACCGACTTACAGCTTCTCGTGAGCAACGTGAACTACACCCATGA
- the LOC114369468 gene encoding sterol 3-beta-glucosyltransferase UGT80B1-like → MMGSNEIEYLSEQVLDRGFEFDSRQNKDLKQMDIESRGEKFYGASSEEDEDGNQSLPQVASSSRRGLEHCITSPVGTERNPLIVGDEIFLSRSMTGKREFPRQDTILDRLSERAKQLITNLVKIQNDGTVEVDIEMSAYVAPELLELQSFVESTVSGSLSSESKKSVPRLQIVILVVGTRGDVQPFLAIARRLQEYGHHVRLATHDNFKTFVKSAGVDFYPLGGDPRVLAGYMARNKGLIPSGPAEISVQRKQLKAIIDSLLPACTAPDMETGVPFKAQAIIANPPAYGHVHVAEALGVPLHIFFTMPWTPTYEFPHPLARVPQSAGYWLSYIIVDLLIWWGMRRIINNFRKTTLKLAPIAYFSMYRGSISHLPTSYMWSPHVVPKPSDWGPLVDVVGYCFLSLASKYQPQEDFVQWIQKGPPPLYFGFGSMPLEDPKGTTDVILEALKDTEQRGIIDRGWGNLGNLAELSDNVFLLEECPHDWLFPQCSAVVHHGGAGTTATGLKAGCPTTIVPFFGDQFFWGDRIYEKELGPAPIPISQLNVENLSNAIRFMLQPEVKSLAMEIAKLIENEDGVAAAVDAFHRHLPDELPLPTPIPVEEDHLNPLQWFFLQLGRFCCAPCGGV, encoded by the exons atgatgggTAGTAATGAGATTGAATATTTATCTGAACAAGTGTTAGATaggggttttgaatttgatagtCGGCAGAATAAAGATCTCAAGCAAATGGATATAGAGTCTCGGGGTGAGAAGTTTTATGGAGCTTCTTCTGAGGAGGATGAGGATGGGAACCAGTCGTTGCCGCAAGTTGCTTCTTCATCAAGAAGAG GTTTGGAACATTGCATCACATCCCCTGTTGGAACTGAGAGGAACCCACTTATAGTTGGTGATGAGATTTTTCTTTCTAGATCAATGACAGGAAAGAGGGAATTCCCTAGGCAGGACACAATATTGGACAGGCTGTCTGAGAGGGCGAAG CAACTGATTACTAACCTAGTGAAGATACAAAATGATGGCACTGTTGAAGTTGATATAGAAATGAGTGCATATGTTGCTCCAGAATTGTTAGAGCTCCAATCTTTTGTCGAGTCAACAGTGAGTGGAAGTCTTAGTTCAGAATCAAAAAAATCTGTTCCACGGTTACAAATTGTCATACTTGTGGTTGGAACTAGAGGCGACGTACAACCTTTTCTGGCCATTGCAAGGAGACTTCAG GAGTATGGTCATCATGTTAGGCTGGCAACTCATGATAATTTCAAAACATTTGTGAAGTCAGCTGGTGTAGATTTCTATCCTCTGGGTGGCGATCCTCGTGTATTGGCAGGAT aCATGGCAAGGAATAAAGGTTTAATCCCTTCTGGACCAGCTGAAATATCTGTCCAACGAAAGCAGCTGAAGGCCATCATTGATTCCCTTCTTCCAGCATGCACAGCACCTGATATGGAAACTGGTGTTCCTTTCAAAGCTCAAGCTATTATTGCCAATCCTCCTGCTTATG GACATGTACATGTTGCTGAGGCCCTTGGGGTGCCCCTCCATATCTTCTTCACAATGCCATGGAC GCCAACATATGAGTTCCCCCACCCTTTGGCACGTGTTCCTCAAAGTGCCGGTTATTGG CTGTCCTATATAATCGTGGATTTACTAATATGGTGGGGAATGCGAAGAATTATCAATAACTTCAGGAAAACAACACTGAAGCTTGCTCCTATTGCATACTTCAGTATGTACCGTGGATCAATATCTCATTTACCGACTAGCTACATGTGGAGTCCTCATGTTGTTCCCAAACCAAGTG ACTGGGGCCCTTTAGTTGATGTTGTTGGTTATTGTTTCTTGAGCCTTGCATCAAAGTATCAACCCCAGGAAGATTTTGTCCAATGGATTCAAAAAGGACCACCTCCTTTATATTTTGGGTTTGGGAGCATG CCTCTTGAAGATCCTAAAGGAACAACAGATGTTATATTGGAGGCACTAAAAGATACAGAACAACGGGGAATTATTGACCGGGGTTGGGGCAATCTAGGGAACT TGGCAGAACTTTCTGACAATGTTTTCCTTCTGGAGGAATGCCCTCATGATTGGCTGTTTCCTCAATGTTCTGCTGTG GTGCATCATGGTGGAGCTGGAACCACGGCTACCGGATTAAAAGCTGGG TGTCCAACAACCATAGTTCCATTCTTTGGAGATCAGTTCTTTTGGGGAGATAGAATATATGAGAAAGAATTGGGACCAGCCCCAATCCCAATATCTCAGCTCAATGTTGAGAATTTATCAAATGCCATAAGATTCATGCTCCAGCCAGAG GTGAAATCTCTAGCAATGGAAATTGCTAAGTTGATTGAGAATGAAGATGGTGTTGCCGCTGCGGTTGATGCATTCCATCGACATCTGCCTGATGAGCTGCCACTGCCAACTCCTATTCCAGTGGAGGAGGACCACTTGAATCCTTTGCAGTGGTTTTTTCTCCAACTTGGAAGGTTCTGTTGTGCACCTTGTGGTGGTGTGTAG
- the LOC114372147 gene encoding uncharacterized protein LOC114372147: MPAPPANAGLGVAAMSYIAVDYLRHLSPVWHSRLQPALWSLLALAAVVRVPSYRHWSAEFRSAIPFIASMFFMLAALLYEMISVRSVTAVLGLDWHLNTPPLPDTGQWLLLALNEKLPSPIVEILRARIIGLHHYLMLFMMLAFSVLFDSVKAPGLGLGARYMFTMAVGRLLRAITFASTILPSARPWCAGSRFRVPGYPHRWAQKYYVPYATDHDAISRVIKVDTAYVDIGKPVGDYQPNWGSMSFLIDFMRPTVSEGPSWYSLLKKAGGGCNDLLYSGHMLVAVLTAMAWTEAYGGFSSALVWLLVMHSAQREIRERHHYTVDCIVAIYVGILLWKMTGFIWSREATSSNRRLNKFEKIQSRLIQASKDSDIDEVRELLKEFELSSEESKNQIGIKYARLFRSATIVFALTIVVLAFTLTSDG; this comes from the exons ATGCCGGCGCCGCCGGCAAACGCCGGCCTGGGCGTCGCCGCCATGTCCTACATCGCCGTCGACTACCTCCGCCACCTTTCTCCGGTGTGGCACTCGCGTCTGCAACCGGCACTGTGGTCCCTCCTCGCCCTCGCTGCCGTGGTCCGCGTCCCCTCCTACCGGCACTGGTCCGCGGAGTTCCGGTCGGCGATTCCGTTCATCGCCTCCATGTTCTTTATGCTCGCCGCCCTCCTCTACGAAATGATCTCCGTCCGCTCCGTCACCGCTGTGCTCGGCCTCGACTGGCACCT GAATACACCTCCTCTTCCAGATACGGGGCAATGGTTGCTCTTGGCGTTAAATGAGAAACTTCCTTCTCCAATTGTTGAGATATTAAGAGCTCGAATCATTGGACTGCACCATTACTTGATGCTGTTTATGATGCTGGCTTTCTCTGTGCTATTTGATTCTGTGAAAGCTCCAGGCCTCGGATTAGGTGCTAGGTACATGTTTACCATGGCAGTTGGTCGCCTTCTTCGTGCCATAACTTTTGCATCTACAATTCTGCCATCAGCTCGCCCTTGGTGTGCTGGTTCTCGGTTCAGAGTTCCGGGATATCCTCATCGTTGGGCTCAGAAATATTATGTTCCCTATGCTACAGATCATGATGCTATCAGCCGGGTGATAAAGGTCGATACAGCTTATG TTGACATTGGAAAACCAGTTGGTGACTACCAGCCAAATTGGGGTTCGATGAGCTTTCTAATTGATTTTATGCGACCCACTGTCTCCGAAGGACCTTCATGGTACAGTCTGTTAAAGAAAGCTGGAGGTGGCTGCAATGACCTCCTATACAGTGGCCACATGCTTGTAGCCGTACTCACAGCCATGGCTTGGACG GAAGCATATGGAGGATTCAGTTCTGCTCTTGTATGGCTTCTTGTGATGCACAGTGCCCAAAGAGAAATACGAGAACGCCATCATTACACTGTAGACTGCATTGTGGCCATCTATGTGGGGATTCTCTTATGGAAGATGACAGGTTTTATCTGGTCACGTGAAGCTACATCTAGTAATAGGAGGCTGAATAAGTTTGAGAAGATTCAAAGCAGACTAATCCAAGCTTCAAAAGACTCGGACATTGATGAAGTGAGGGAGCTTCTCAAAGAGTTTGAGTTAAGCAGTGAAGAGAGCAAGAATCAGATTGGAATTAAATATGCACGGTTGTTTCGAAGTGCCACCATTGTCTTTGCCCTCACCATTGTTGTTCTGGCTTTCACATTGACAAGTGATGGATGA
- the LOC114369654 gene encoding thioredoxin Y1, chloroplastic-like isoform X2, translated as MAVSVSASSAIASLNSERSTRLAPSLVSASSSAKQSSLQFTSPTRLLRISTPRAPAPSRPRFLPLVQAKKQTYNSFEDLLANSEKPVLVDFYATWCGPCQFMVPILNEVSTRLQDKIQVVKIDTEKYPTIADKYRIEALPTFIMFKDGDPYDRFEGALTADQLIERIEAGLKL; from the exons ATGGCGGTCTCCGTTTCCGCGTCCTCCGCGATTGCTTCTTTGAACTCCGAACGCTCCACGCGCTTGGCACCCTCACTCGTCTCCGCATCTTCTTCCGCCAAGCAATCCTCGCTGCAATTCACGTCGCCCACGCGCCTTCTTCGGATTAGTACTCCACGCGCTCCCGCTCCTTCGCGACCTCGATTCCTTCCTCTG GTTCAAGCGAAGAAACAAACCTATAACTCGTTTGAAGATTTGCTTGCCAATTCTGAAAAGCCTGTGTTGGTTGACTTCTATGCAACCTG GTGTGGTCCTTGTCAATTCATGGTTCCCATACTCAATGAAGTTAGCACTCGGCTTCAGGATAAGATACAGGTGGTGAAGATTGATACTGAGAAGTATCCAACCATTGCTGACAAATACAGAATTGAGGCGTTGCCGACTTTCATCATGTTTAAGGATGGAGATCCTTATGATCGCTTT GAGGGAGCATTGACTGCAGATCAGCTCATTGAACGCATTGAAGCTGGCCTCAAG CTATAA
- the LOC114369654 gene encoding thioredoxin Y1, chloroplastic-like isoform X1, which yields MAVSVSASSAIASLNSERSTRLAPSLVSASSSAKQSSLQFTSPTRLLRISTPRAPAPSRPRFLPLVQAKKQTYNSFEDLLANSEKPVLVDFYATWCGPCQFMVPILNEVSTRLQDKIQVVKIDTEKYPTIADKYRIEALPTFIMFKDGDPYDRFEGALTADQLIERIEAGLKVKQ from the exons ATGGCGGTCTCCGTTTCCGCGTCCTCCGCGATTGCTTCTTTGAACTCCGAACGCTCCACGCGCTTGGCACCCTCACTCGTCTCCGCATCTTCTTCCGCCAAGCAATCCTCGCTGCAATTCACGTCGCCCACGCGCCTTCTTCGGATTAGTACTCCACGCGCTCCCGCTCCTTCGCGACCTCGATTCCTTCCTCTG GTTCAAGCGAAGAAACAAACCTATAACTCGTTTGAAGATTTGCTTGCCAATTCTGAAAAGCCTGTGTTGGTTGACTTCTATGCAACCTG GTGTGGTCCTTGTCAATTCATGGTTCCCATACTCAATGAAGTTAGCACTCGGCTTCAGGATAAGATACAGGTGGTGAAGATTGATACTGAGAAGTATCCAACCATTGCTGACAAATACAGAATTGAGGCGTTGCCGACTTTCATCATGTTTAAGGATGGAGATCCTTATGATCGCTTT GAGGGAGCATTGACTGCAGATCAGCTCATTGAACGCATTGAAGCTGGCCTCAAGGTTAAGCAATAA